The Drosophila bipectinata strain 14024-0381.07 chromosome 2L, DbipHiC1v2, whole genome shotgun sequence genome has a segment encoding these proteins:
- the tho2 gene encoding THO complex subunit 2 yields MRKLKKLKSLTATQDGGGGGDGTENRNTAGEKDANGSGTGSGGQESGVFNPEIFKHFDKNGRSEFLKYLKSQLQDPKESPVYDGNGAFKQGVSQAIYELLWQALRFTHKKDIVLHLLAEVVSLHEQLPSLIVDVVNILDSETSLMTEGLQEERHAFVLLVKEMDKVVPESLLKERLEIDTLQEVGIVKNKSFYSKFIKVKTKLYYKQRRFNLFREESEGFAKLITELNQDFEENTTPESIMDIIKSLIGCFNLDPNRVLDIIIESFETRPDRWQLFVPLLRSYMPTGAIICEVLGYKFCHFKDSKTPRSLYHVCALLLKHGVIELNDVYVWLTPNDGSIKAYWDEELADAREMVRKLNLISTNKKEEDKDPPPPPSVKKFDEEKYNANQKFGLCEALLKVGDWENAYKIIQKLPEQAIVHQEPIARGIGDLIHLTLEHIYYKKVFKPPAGRKQSRSRLYDDVKLLAKMQAKEFSDLRKYTWPMANVLGPSMHYDTVLMYKLIRIMGKLLADMGVDSLNGPPPNTEAEQHYYDIMTSLDACILPSLLYLDSNCSMSEEIWAVLKFFPYHFRYSLYARWKNDSYQLHPNLIRRCGLGQRDIKALMKRVSKENVKPLGRLVGKYSHCAPGLLFDYILLQIQIYDNLIGPVCDMLKYLTALSFDCLGYCIIESLTVTGRLRFKDDGTSLSLWLQSLASFCGAIYKKYSIELSGLLQYVANQLKSQKSLDLLILREIVHKMAGVESCEEMTNDQLQAMCGGEQLRGEAGYFSQVRNTKKSSNRLKEALANNDLAVAICLLMAQQKHCVIYRETAAHSHLKLVGNLYDQCQDTLVQFGTFLGSTYSVDEYVERLPSIITMLREYHINTDVAFFLARPMFTHQINQKYDQLRKADPNAKKLTTVQKLQKYLEATQLIMNPIVESVRPLHSAKVWEDISPQFLVTFWSLSMYDLHVPTDSYQREIGKLKQLAQQAAEGKDSNQSKNKKEQERYIALMEKLNDERKKQHEHVDKISQRLQEQKDSWFLLRSAKSAKNDTITQFLQLCLFPRCTFTALDALYCAKFVHTIHNLKTSNFSTLLCYDRIFCDITYSVTSCTEGEATRYGRFLCAMLETVMRWHADQAVFNKECANYPGFVTKFRVSNTFSEANDHVGYENYRHVCHKWHYKITKAIVFCLDSKDFMQIRNALIILMRILPHYPVLAKLAQIIERKVDKVREEEKTKRPDLYVIASSYIGQLKQRSSQMLKESDFHQLADRANKDSPPTGGATGGTPIKVLSSDKTSPISGSVQSAAAKPPGAATGSFFGTEVKPDIKDVKPVSLTRSDSKIPKSEPISSNLVSISTSSSTERDSKQRELPAPRDSQPRFKEESLEQTNGSSQRESRSRDLEREKQDQHEQRHGSITSHRSSRESVRVKTEAEQHQRSRERSQRLEELEASQQRGIKREKSSRRGGEERHRHTEGPDAVVDLVGGNDHRHYDEYESRGVRDRDLSSVSNESNGSMQHRQRSHETIEYERVDSKRRKIESSSSSSKKVEELVDSVKKARGLKTKDRNKDKLSEEERDARKDRKLGRKRDRAEESNSGDHKRRREAQNGEEEGRDRERHRDKSPRERSHEKFDRERGGSSRGEDRQYTISKSTRSSRVNY; encoded by the exons ATGCGGAAACTTAAGAAACTGAAGAGCCTGACCGCGACGCAGGatggcggcggtggcggcgatGGAACGGAAAACCGGAACACAGCTGGAGAAAAGGACGCAAACGGTAGCGGCACCGGTAGTGGAGGTCAAGAGTCCGGCGTCTTCAATCCGGAGATCTTCAAGCATTTTGACAAGAACGGACGTAGCGAATT CCTGAAGTACCTGAAAAGTCAACTGCAGGACCCCAAGGAGAGTCCCGTCTACGACGGCAATGGTGCTTTCAAGCAAGGTGTCTCGCAGGCCATTTACGAGCTGCTATGGCAGGCGCTGCGTTTCACCCACAAAAAGGACATCGTCCTGcacctactggcggaggtggTG TCTCTTCACGAGCAACTACCAAGCCTGATTGTCGATGTGGTGAATATTCTGGACAGTGAAACTTCCCTGATGACCGAAGGTCTGCAAGAGGAGCGTCATGCCTTTGTGCTGTTGGTCAAGGAGATGGACAAGGTCGTGCCCGAGAGCCTTCTGAAGGAGCGCTTGGAAATCGACACGCTGCAGGAAGTGGGCATTGTCAAGAACAAGAGCTTCTACTCAAAGTTCATCAAGGTCAAAACAAAGTTGTA TTATAAGCAACGTCGTTTTAATCTTTTCCGCGAGGAGAGTGAAGGCTTTGCCAAGCTCATAACGGAGCTGAATCAGGACTTTGAGGAGAATACCACACCCGAAAGCATAATGGACATTATTAAATCGCTTATAG GCTGCTTCAATCTGGATCCTAATCGTGTCCTAGACATCATCATAGAATCTTTTGAAACTCGGCCTGATCGCTGGCAATTATTTGTTCCCCTGCTGCGTAGCTATATGCCCACTGGTGCCATAATTTGTGAGGTTCTTGGCTACAAGTTCTGCCATTTCAAGGATTCCAAAACGCCCCGCTCTCTGTATCATGTTTGTGCCCTGCTGCTAAAGCATGGAGTGATTGAACTGAACGATGTGTATGTATGGCTGACTCCAAATGACGGCAGCATCAAGGCGTATTGGGACGAGGAGTTGGCCGATGCCAGAGAAATGGTGCGAAAGCTGAATCTGATTTCCACCAACAAGAAGGAGGAGGACAAGGATCCACCACCTCCGCCCTCGGTGAAGAAATTCGATGAGGAAAAGTACAACGCAAATCAAAAGTTTGGTCTTTGCGAGGCGCTGCTTAAAGTGGGTGACTGGGAGAATGCCTACAAGATTATCCAGAAGCTTCCAGAGCAGGCCATTGTCCATCAAGAGCCAATCGCTAGGGGAATTGGCGATTTAATTCACCTGACGTTGGAGCACATATACTATAAAAAGGTCTTCAAGCCACCGGCTGGTCGCAAACAGAGCCGTAGTCGCTTGTACGACGATGTCAAGCTGTTGGCCAAGATGCAGGCGAAGGAATTCTCAGATCTGCGAAAGTATACCTGGCCCATGGCCAATGTCCTTGGTCCATCAATGCACTACGACACCGTGCTGATGTACAAACTAATCCGCATCATGGGCAAACTGCTGGCTGACATGGGCGTCGATAGTTTAAATGGCCCGCCACCAAACACGGAGGCGGAACAGCACTACTATGACATTATGACCTCATTGGATGCGTGTATTTTGCCCTCCCTGCTCTATCTGGACAGCAACTGCTCCATGTCCGAAGAGATCTGGGCGGTGTTGAAGTTCTTTCCGTATCACTTCCGCTACAGCTTGTATGCGCGCTGGAAAAACGACAGCTATCAGCTACATCCGAATCTGATTCGGCGATGTGGCTTGGGCCAGCGGGATATCAAGGCGCTGATGAAACGTGTCAGCAAGGAGAATGTCAAGCCCTTGGGTCGTCTGGTGGGCAAGTACAGTCACTGTGCCCCCGGACTACTATTTGACTAC ATTCTTCTGCAAATCCAAATCTATGACAATCTCATTGGGCCAGTGTGCGACATGCTGAAATACTTGACAGCCCTCTCGTTTGACTGCCTTGGCTACTGCATCATCGAATCGCTGACCGTGACGGGTCGCCTGCGCTTCAAGGACGATGGCACCTCCTTGTCCTTGTGGCTGCAGAGCTTGGCATCATTTTGCGGTGCTATTTATAAGAAGTATAGCATCGAGCTGAGCGGCTTACTGCAGTATGTGGCCAATCAGCTGAAATCGCAAAAGAGCCTCGATCTGCTCATCCTACGGGAGATTGTACATAAGATGGCGGGTGTGGAGTCATGCGAGGAGATGACCAACGACCAGCTGCAGGCCATGTGCGGCGGAGAACAGCTCAGGGGAGag GCTGGCTACTTCAGTCAAGTGAGGAATACGAAAAAGTCCTCAAATCGTTTGAAGGAGGCCCTGGCCAACAATGATCTCGCCGTTGCCATTTGCCTGCTGATGGCTCAGCAGAAGCATTGCGTCATCTATCGCGAAACGGCGGCGCACAGCCACTTGAAGTTGGTGGGCAACCTATACGATCAGTGCCAGGACACACTGGTTCAGTTTGGCACATTTCTGGGGTCCACCTACTCGGTGGATGAGTATGTCGAGCGCCTGCCTTCGATCATTACCATGTTGCGGGAGTACCACATCAACACGGATGTGGCCTTCTTCTTGGCCAGGCCCATGTTCACGCACCAGATAAAT CAAAAGTACGATCAGCTTCGGAAGGCGGATCCTAATGCCAAAAAGCTAACCACCGTCCAGAAGCTGCAAAAGTATCTGGAGGCCACGCAGCTGATCATGAATCCCATTGTGGAGTCAGTGCGTCCGCTGCACAGCGCCAAGGTGTGGGAGGACATAAGTCCCCAGTTTTTGGTTACCTTCTGGAGCCTGAGCATGTACGATTTGCACGTGCCGACCGACAGCTACCAGCGCGAGATCGGTAAGCTGAAGCAACTGGCACAGCAGGCTGCCGAGGGCAAGGACTCCAATCAGTCCAAAAACAAGAAGGAGCAGGAACGCTACATTGCCCTGATGGAGAAGTTGAACGATGAGCGGAAAAAGCAGCACGAGCATGTGGACAAGATCTCGCAGCGACTGCAGGAGCAGAAGGACAGCTGGTTCCTGTTGCGCTCCGCCAAATCGGCCAAGAACGACACCATCACCCAGTTCTTGCAACTCTGCCTCTTCCCGCGCTGCACCTTCACTGCCTTGGATGCACTGTACTGCGCCAAGTTCGTGCACACCATTCACAACCTCAAGACATCGAATTTCTCCACCCTGCTGTGCTACGATAGG ATATTCTGTGACATCACGTACTCGGTTACTTCCTGCACCGAGGGCGAGGCCACGCGTTACGGACGCTTCCTGTGTGCCATGCTGGAGACCGTGATGCGATGGCATGCGGATCAGGCCGTTTTCAACAAGGAATGCGCCAACTATCCCGGCTTCGTGACCAAGTTCCGGGTTAGCAACACATTCTCGGAGGCCAACGACCATGTTGGGTACGAGAACTATCGCCATGTGTGCCACAAGTGGCACTACAAGATCACCAAGGCGATTGTGTTCTGCCTGGACTCCAAGGACTTCATGCAGATTCGCAATGCACTGATCATCCTGATGCGCATCCTGCCGCACTATCCGGTTCTAGCCAAGCTGGCCCAGATCATCGAGCGGAAGGTGGATAAGGTGCGCGAGGAGGAGAAGACAAAGCGGCCGGATTTGTATGTCATTGCCTCCAGCTACATTGGACAGCTGAAGCAGAGGAGTTCGCAGATGCTGAAGGAGAGCGATTTCCATCAGTTGGCGGACAGGGCTAACAAGGACTCGCCACCGACTGGTGGTGCCACTGGTGGTACACCGATCAAGGTGCTTTCCTCCGACAAAACTTCACCCATCTCGGGATCTGTACAAAGCGCGGCTGCCAAACCGCCGGGGGCCGCAACTGGTTCTTTCTTCGGCACTGAAGTCAAGCCAGACATCAAGGATGTCAAGCCGG TCTCTCTTACACGTAGTGATTCGAAGATCCCAAAAAGTGAGCCCATCTCGTCCAATCTGGTGTCCATATCGACTTCATCCAGCACGGAACGGGACAGCAAACAACGTGAACTGCCTGCGCCGCGTGATTCTCAGCCTCGCTTCAAGGAGGAGTCGCTGGAGCAGACTAATGGAAGCAGCCAGAGGGAAAGCCGCAGCCGGGACTTGGAACGGGAGAAGCAGGATCAGCATGAGCAGCGTCACGGCAGCATTACCAGCCATCGCAGCTCCAGGGAGTCGGTAAGGGTGAAGACGGAGGCCGAGCAGCATCAGCGGTCGCGTGAACGTTCTCAGCGTCTGGAGGAATTGGAGGCGTCCCAACAGCGCGGTATCAAGCGTGAAAAGAGTTCTCGGCGTGGTGGTGAAGAGCGTCACCGGCACACCGAAGGCCCGGATGCAGTTGTGGATCTAGTGGGTGGCAATGATCATCGCCACTACGACGAGTACGAGAGTCGCGGTGTTCGGGATAGAGATCTTAGCTCCGTATCCAATGAGAGCAATGGTTCCATGCAACATCGTCAGCGCAGTCACGAGACCATTGAGTACGAAAGAG TTGATTCCAAGCGTCGCAAAATAGAGTCATCGTCCAGCAGTTCAAAG AAGGTGGAGGAACTGGTGGACAGCGTGAAGAAGGCGCGCGGCCTGAAAACCAAAGACCGCAACAAGGACAAGCTGTCAGAGGAGGAGCGTGATGCCCGCAAGGATCGCAAGCTGGGTCGTAAGCGGGATCGTGCCGAGGAGTCCAATAGCGGTGATCACAAGCGTCGGCGTGAGG cgCAAAATGGCGAAGAGGAAGGTCGTGATAGGGAGCGTCACAGG GATAAGTCACCGCGAGAGCGTTCCCACGAGAAGTTCGACCGGGAGAGAGGTGGCAGTTCCCGCGGCGAGGATCGCCAGTATACGATTAGCAAGTCAACCCGTTCATCTAGGGTCAATTACTAG
- the LOC108125815 gene encoding uncharacterized protein: protein MMKADNYRLIAEVAQRRPLWDTTIAVSDRRDELIIHWACVAHIMKQDVATCKKRFKGLRDSYRAEVRKIQQKRISMSQWPYFRCLEFMRHIFDPQQLVPFPPEPFDFDTELSDEYTDGKLLDEFTIDVDVDNDDSVDFEIMDDIFKRESSEHRDSGSDPGSLIKPLSYSPMPRKSDLDLSPRLHFPPKSHQPPRLPPPSKRIRRRKTSSSYDGPPTANGHFNQSVTTTPTSAADTSLKDDADYSFLVSLLPHMKSLSNMGNLKFRMEISRTLVEIKKEETPAPASPQTPQPSRESVGGTRRSGGGLPRLTPAPDSSYANLQEKSAQMNCLLNSSYLNVSNHSNLATSDAFVDSSMIECDVKIEEEQLI, encoded by the exons ATGATGAAGGCAGACAACTATCGGCTGATTGCCGAGGTGGCTCAACGGCGACCCCTGTGGGACACCACCATTGCTGTCTCAGATCGTCGGGATGAGCTTATTATACATTGGGCCTGCGTGGCGCATATAATGAAACAGGATG ttgccACCTGCAAGAAGCGCTTCAAGGGATTAAGGGATAGCTATCGGGCGGAAGTGCGTAAGATCCAGCAGAAGCGCATTTCTATGTCTCAGTGGCCCTATTTCCGGTGCCTTGAGTTCATGCGCCACATCTTTGACCCACAACAGCTAGTCCCATTTCCGCCGGAGCCTTTCGATTTCGACACTGAACTATCGGATGAGTACACTGACGGCAAGCTGCTCGATGAGTTTACAATCGACGTGGACGTAGACAACGACGATTCAGTGGACTTTGAGATAATGGATGATATCTTCAAGAGGGAGTCTTCGGAGCACCGGGACTCCGGCTCAGACCCGGGGTCGCTCATCAAGCCCCTGAGTTATAGCCCAATGCCCAGAAAATCGGATTTGGACTTGTCACCTCGTTTGCACTTTCCCCCCAAAAGCCATCAGCCTCCACGGTTGCCTCCGCCGTCAAAGAGGATTCGTCGCCGGAAGACTTCGTCTTCGTACGACGGGCCACCCACTGCCAATGGTCACTTTAATCAATCTGTGACCACGACACCAACCAGCGCAGCCGATACATCACTTAAGGACGATGCGGACTACAGTTTCTTAGTGAGCTTGCTGCCCCACATGAAGTCGCTATCGAACATGGGCAATCTTAAGTTCCGTATGGAAATAAGTAGAACATTGGTGGAGATTAAAAAAGAGGAGACACCGGCACCGGCTTCGCCGCAGACTCCGCAGCCCTCCAGAGAGTCAGTAGGCGGAACACGACGGAGTGGAGGCGGTTTGCCGAGGCTTACGCCCGCTCCGGACTCCAGTTATGCGAATTTGCAGGAGAAATCGGCCCAAATGAACTGTCTCTTAAATTCCAGCTACCTGAATGTCAGCAACCACTCGAATCTAGCCACTTCGGATGCATTCGTGGACAGTTCAATGATCGAGTGCGATGTGAAGATCGAGGAAGAGCAGCTGATTTGA
- the Tbcd gene encoding tubulin-specific chaperone D yields the protein MSNCGEDGKEEDLPANTLEHFTELAEVLEMIDNIKSIEVASFEREFEQYAQVLTRYQEQPHLLDPHLEVLLNKLLGKIRQQDLPAGERHAAFKYLYIISKVRTYKVLVKFMPHELSDLEFVLDLLGQQDPKEFAQWETRYILLLWMSILVLNPFHMSRLDAYETPTTNSVSNHIQSKTTKMERIYELIQIYVSTNDTCSSMAAYLAAKYFVRSDIKDLYLERFLDWIIEQHQADTVNVKFGQLAAVAAILKHGKREDLLPYADKLLQWITSCQYKDGNDFLKYKNYVKIIQRIGLVHLKPRIASWRYKRGTRSLATNLRQAAGAGGESTAAMESSLDEGEEILVPDAIEEVIEELLQALRSGGNDIRWSAAKGLGRVTNRLPKELADEVIGSVIDILNPLEPHEAWHGGCLALAELAKRGLLLPHRLEELVPLLMQALFYDEMKGYMSVGQHIRDSACYMCWAFARAYNPDDLKPFVHKISSGLLTVAVFDREVNCRRAASAAFQESVGRLGNFPFGIEISTTTDFYSVGIRQNSYLNISDYIAQFEVYREPLINHLVQRKVNHWDLSIRDLTAKALHKLSLKEPEYMAAVVLPQLLAKTDTIDINCRHGCVLAMGEITLALRDLEQKSGNSVAYLSNQRIVELNELVQSFLDRNFYRGMSGELMKSCTTNFIKNCSLAKLQVTPECLASWQKVIDSCLVTKTNSIRSSAVEAFAELCRSYYGSESRLSQDNEAIISAYLKGAENDLEEHIRMGYIAALGVLPDFMIRPHLHRILDSLVKHSLTPLQAVLVGEMGGDRENIQAYRWSEARTESVKALTKVVKTVGYEGGLDSFSERGNFNKVIDCLLKALDEYTLDNRGDIGAWVREAAMSSLYEIVTECPKELLSSEHVHNIVVGFMQQAVEKIDRTRGLGGRLACQLVHHQPRIPHIRAHVKLLEIFPEDANTVLWLFADHTFPLFCELLALPDYSKRVLLGLSASIGQLTESLIKYASTALFQFLRSNPDTVPRLCSEIVEIFEENLLNERVTYPILSFLDILIGSGTVESVLHDETHPFAEDIFRLLNLEVKGYKKLYKTATSISAYCQLLQVTRLSRRILSKLSVFLGLQHVHVRKTAATKLYEALALHGDVTEIPEDNIDEILTLLSETDWTMPLVEVRPLRNQLCHLMGIKAPVSGAAATALQQTNADK from the exons ATGTCAAACTGTGGAGAGGATGGCAAGGAGGAGGATTTGCCTGCAAATACGCTGGAGCACTTCACCGAACTGGCCGAAGTGCTGGAGATGATCGACAACATCAAGTCGATTGAAGTGGCGTCTTTTGAAAGGGAGTTCGAACAGTACGCCCAAGTTTTGACCCGCTACCAAGAGCAGCCTCATCTGCTGGATCCTCATCTGGAGGTGCTGCTCAACAAGCTACTGGGAAAGATAAGGCAGCAGGATCTGCCAGCGGGGGAGCGCCATGCTGCCTTCAAGTATCTGTATATTATATCTAAAGTTCGCACCTACAAGGTCTTGGTGAAGTTTATGCCGCACGAGTTGAGCGACTTGGAGTTTGTGTTGGACCTGCTGGGGCAGCAGGATCCCAAGGAGTTTGCCCAGTGGGAGACACGCTACATATTGCTCCTCTGGATGTCCATACTGGTGTTGAATCCATTTCACATGTCCCGACTGGATGCCTACGAAACACCAACCACCAATTCAGTCAGTAATCACATCCAATCCAAGACCACCAAAATGGAACGTATCTACGAACTGATCCAGATCTACGTCTCCACCAACGACACATGTAGTAGCATGGCTGCTTACCTGGCAGCCAAGTATTTTGTCCGCAGCGACATAAAGGACCTGTACCTGGAGCGATTTCTTGACTGGATCATCGAGCAGCATCAGGCTGATACTGTGAACGTAAAGTTCGGCCAGCTGGCGGCTGTGGCTGCGATTCTGAAGCACGGAAAACGAGAGGATCTGCTACCGTATGCCGACAAGCTACTCCAGTGGATCACTTCCTGCCAATACAAGGATGGCAATGACTTTTTAAAGTACAAGAACTATGTGAAGATCATTCAGAGGATTGGTCTCGTACACCTCAAGCCACGCATTGCTAGTTGGCGCTATAAAAGGG GCACCCGTTCCTTGGCCACCAATCTTCGCCAGGCTGCAGGAGCTGGTGGCGAATCGACAGCCGCCATGGAGAGTTCCCTGGACGAGGGCGAAGAGATTCTGGTGCCCGATGCCATCGAGGAAGTAATCGAGGAGCTGCTCCAGGCTCTGCGTAGCGGGGGAAATGACATTCGATGGAGTGCGGCCAAGGGGCTGGGTCGGGTAACCAATCGTTTGCCCAAAGAGCTGGCCGACGAGGTGATTGGATCGGTGATTGATATCCTCAATCCCTTGGAACCCCACGAGGCCTGGCACGGCGGCTGCTTGGCCCTCGCCGAGTTGGCCAAAAGGGGATTGCTTTTGCCCCACCGATTGGAGGAGCTAGTGCCGCTATTGATGCAAGCCCTTTTCTACGACGAGATGAAGGGCTACATGTCGGTGGGGCAGCATATCCGGGACTCGGCCTGCTACATGTGCTGGGCATTTGCCAGGGCCTACAACCCGGACGACCTCAAGCCTTTTGTTCACAAGATCTCGTCTGGATTGCTGACAGTGGCTGTCTTCGATCGAGAAGTGAACTGCAGACGCGCTGCATCGGCCGCCTTTCAGGAGAGCGTGGGTCGGCTGGGCAACTTCCCATTTGGCATCGAGATCTCCACCACCACGGACTTCTACTCCGTGGGCATACGCCAGAACTCCTATCTGAACATAAGCGATTACATTGCCCAGTTTGAGGTTTACAGGGAACCACTGATTAATCACCTAGTCCAGCGTAAGGTGAATCACTGGGACCTGAGCATCCGGGACCTCACCGCCAAGGCCCTGCACAAGCTGTCGCTCAAGGAGCCGGAATATATGGCGGCTGTTGTGCTGCCGCAGCTTTTGGCGAAGACGGACACCATTGACATTAATTGCCGACATGGTTGCGTCCTGGCCATGGGCGAGATAACCCTGGCGCTGAGGGATTTGGAGCAAAAGAGCGGAAACTCTGTGGCCTACCTTTCTAACCAACGAATTGTGGAACTGAACGAACTGGTACAATCGTTCCTGGACAGGAACTTCTATCGCGGAATGAGCGGTGAGCTGATGAAGTCCTGCACCACcaactttatcaaaaattgCAGTCTGGCCAAGCTGCAGGTCACTCCAGAGTGCTTGG CTTCCTGGCAAAAAGTCATAGACTCCTGTTTGGTCACCAAAACAAACTCCATTCGCTCCTCGGCCGTGGAAGCCTTTGCCGAGCTCTGTCGCTCCTATTATGGCTCAGAGTCCAGGCTAAGCCAGGACAACGAGGCCATCATAAGTGCCTATTTGAAGGGAGCCGAGAACGATCTAGAGGAGCACATCCGCATGGGCTATATTGCAGCTCTGGGAGTACTGCCCGACTTCATGATTCGTCCACATCTCCACAGGATCTTGGACAGTCTGGTGAAGCATTCACTAACGCCCCTGCAGGCGGTCCTGGTTGGTGAAATGGGCGGTGATCGCGAGAACATCCAGGCCTACAGGTGGAGCGAAGCTAGAACTGAGAGTGTCAAGGCCCTAACCAAAGTAGTTAAAACTGTGGGCTACGAGGGAGGATTAG ATTCCTTTTCGGAGCGTGGAAACTTCAACAAAGTTATAGATTGTTTGCTGAAAGCTTTGGATGAATATACTCTGGATAACCGTGGCGATATCGGTGCTTGGGTGCGTGAAGCAGCCATGTCCTCGCTCTATGAGATCGTGACTGAGTGTCCGAAGGAGCTTCTCTCCTCGGAGCATGTCCACAATATCGTTGTGGGTTTCATGCAGCAAGCAGTTGAGAAAATAGACCGCACGCGAGGATTAGGTGGACGTCTTGCCTGTCAACTGGTACATCATCAGCCGAGGATTCCGCATATACGGGCGCATGTAAAGCTATTGGAGATTTTCCCGGAAGATGCCAATACTGTTCTGTGGCTTTTCGCCGACCACACATTCCCTTTGTTCTGTGAGCTGCTAGCTCTCCCGGATTACTCTAAAAGGGTACTCCTGGGACTGTCGGCCAGTATTGGACAACTGACTGAATCTCTA ATTAAGTACGCCTCGACGGCTCTATTCCAGTTTTTGCGTTCCAATCCCGACACAGTGCCACGTCTGTGCTCCGAAATTGTGGAAATTTTCGAGGAAAACCTCCTAAACGAGCGTGTAACGTATCCTATTCTTAGTTTCCTGGACATACTCATTGGTTCCGGCACCGTGGAATCCGTACTGCACGACGAAACTCATCCATTTGCCGAGGATATCTTCCGGCTACTAAATCTGGAGGTTAAGGGATACAAGAAGCTCTACAAGACCGCGACCAGTATTAGTGCCTACTGTCAGCTGCTTCAGGTGACGCGTCTAAGCCGACGAATCCTCTCCAAGCTCTCAGTATTCCTGGGCCTGCAGCATGTCCATGTCCGCAAAACGGCAGCCACCAAATTGTACGAAGCCTTAGCTCTGCACGGAGATGTGACTGAGATACCAGAGGATAATATTGATGAGATCCTGACCCTGCTCTCTGAAACAGATTGGACCATGCCGCTGGTGGAAGTACGTCCACTGCGCAATCAACTATGCCACCTGATGGGCATCAAGGCACCTGTGAGCGGCGCAGCTGCAACGGCTTTGCAACAAACCAATGCCGATAAATGA